The Oharaeibacter diazotrophicus genome includes a window with the following:
- a CDS encoding GNAT family N-acetyltransferase: protein MSAMPKLFADAATPAPLAATSATPAEGILYRPETAADEAAIEAIHEVAFGPGRFARTAFRLREGVAQDPHLSLVAELDGAVVGSVRLTPIRIGETPALLLGPLAVRPDLKSRGIGTALMRRSMEEARVRGHRLVLLVGDLPYYWPFGFRVVKPGSVEMPGPVDPGRLLVAELIAGAADGVHGPARGGA, encoded by the coding sequence ATGTCCGCCATGCCGAAGCTCTTCGCCGACGCCGCCACGCCCGCGCCGCTCGCCGCCACGTCCGCCACGCCTGCCGAGGGAATCCTCTACCGTCCCGAGACCGCCGCCGACGAAGCGGCGATCGAGGCGATCCACGAGGTCGCCTTCGGCCCCGGCCGTTTCGCCCGCACCGCCTTCCGGCTGCGCGAGGGCGTGGCGCAGGACCCGCACCTCAGTCTGGTCGCCGAACTCGACGGCGCGGTGGTCGGTTCGGTCCGGCTCACCCCGATCCGGATCGGCGAGACGCCGGCGTTGCTGCTCGGTCCGCTCGCCGTCCGGCCCGACCTCAAGAGTCGGGGTATCGGCACCGCGCTGATGCGGCGGTCGATGGAGGAGGCCCGGGTCCGCGGCCATCGGCTGGTGCTGCTGGTCGGCGATCTGCCCTACTACTGGCCGTTCGGCTTCCGGGTGGTGAAGCCCGGCAGCGTCGAGATGCCCGGTCCGGTCGATCCCGGCCGGCTGCTGGTTGCGGAGCTGATTGCGGGGGCGGCCGACGGCGTCCACGGCCCGGCCCGCGGCGGTGCCTGA
- a CDS encoding NUDIX domain-containing protein yields MDRVLGILKPAVLATQSLVLRVTRGVTFGVRGLVCDGERVLLVRHSYVPGWYLPGGAVEPGETALVSLGRELDEEAAVAIDGEARLHGLFFNERMARRDHVAVYHVPSWRALRPFVPNREIREARVFPVDALPADSTDATRRRVAELVAGAPISPLW; encoded by the coding sequence ATGGACCGCGTGCTCGGGATCCTGAAGCCGGCGGTGCTCGCCACCCAGTCCCTGGTGCTGAGGGTGACGCGCGGCGTCACCTTCGGCGTCCGCGGCCTCGTCTGCGACGGCGAACGCGTGCTCCTGGTGCGCCACAGCTACGTGCCCGGTTGGTACCTGCCCGGCGGCGCCGTCGAGCCCGGCGAAACCGCGCTGGTGTCGCTCGGCCGCGAGCTCGACGAGGAGGCTGCCGTCGCCATCGACGGCGAGGCACGTCTGCACGGCCTGTTCTTCAACGAGCGCATGGCGCGGCGCGACCACGTCGCGGTCTACCACGTGCCGTCCTGGCGGGCGCTCAGGCCCTTCGTGCCGAACCGCGAGATCCGCGAGGCGCGCGTGTTCCCCGTCGACGCCCTGCCGGCCGATTCGACCGACGCCACCCGCCGCCGCGTCGCCGAACTCGTCGCCGGCGCACCGATTTCGCCGCTGTGGTGA
- a CDS encoding metallophosphoesterase family protein, with protein sequence MFRLAHLSDPHIGPLPAASVRELASKRVLGYINWHRNRAVAMKGDLLARLVAAVHATAPDHVAVTGDLVNIALAAELEPARAFLETIGPGGDVTVVPGNHDAYVPGALVKATAAWCPWIVGDADHGSPSWPTVRRRGDVALIGVSTARASSPFMATGHVSVQQATRLCDRLEQLGREGLFRVVMIHHPPIRGSTDWHKRLVGGSRVRAAIRAHGAELVLHGHTHLATRMELAGPDGPVPVIGVPSASQEPGGHKPGAGFNLFEIERRNDGWRVGMVEHRILRPGGDFVVVGEHGYRLTRGASAATQTGPILNQA encoded by the coding sequence ATGTTCCGTCTCGCCCACCTGTCCGATCCCCACATCGGCCCCCTGCCCGCCGCTTCGGTCCGCGAACTCGCGTCGAAGCGTGTGCTCGGCTACATCAACTGGCATCGCAACCGCGCCGTCGCCATGAAGGGCGACCTCCTGGCGCGGTTGGTCGCCGCCGTCCACGCCACCGCGCCGGACCACGTCGCCGTCACCGGCGATCTCGTCAACATCGCCCTCGCCGCCGAGCTCGAACCCGCACGCGCCTTCCTCGAGACCATCGGTCCGGGCGGCGACGTCACCGTCGTGCCCGGGAACCACGACGCCTACGTGCCCGGCGCGCTGGTCAAGGCCACCGCCGCCTGGTGTCCCTGGATCGTCGGCGACGCCGACCACGGCTCACCGTCCTGGCCGACCGTGCGCCGGCGCGGCGACGTCGCGCTGATCGGTGTGTCGACGGCACGGGCGTCGAGCCCGTTCATGGCCACCGGCCACGTCTCGGTGCAGCAGGCGACGCGGCTCTGCGACCGCCTGGAGCAGCTCGGCCGCGAGGGCCTGTTCCGCGTCGTGATGATCCACCACCCGCCGATCCGCGGCTCGACCGACTGGCACAAGCGCCTCGTCGGCGGCAGCCGCGTCCGCGCCGCCATCCGCGCCCACGGCGCCGAGCTGGTCCTGCACGGCCACACCCATCTCGCGACCCGCATGGAACTCGCCGGTCCGGACGGGCCGGTGCCGGTGATCGGCGTGCCCTCGGCGAGCCAGGAGCCCGGCGGCCACAAGCCGGGCGCCGGCTTCAACCTGTTCGAGATCGAGCGCCGCAACGACGGCTGGCGCGTCGGCATGGTCGAGCACCGGATCCTGCGGCCCGGCGGCGACTTCGTGGTGGTCGGCGAGCACGGCTACCGGCTGACGCGCGGCGCCTCGGCCGCGACTCAGACCGGCCCGATCCTGAACCAGGCGTAG
- a CDS encoding FadR/GntR family transcriptional regulator, with amino-acid sequence MSGKVRRNLHEQIAHDIGTQIVQGTYGETDLLPTELTLAERYRVSRTAVREAFRILAAKGMTVSRPKIGTRVRMRVDWNMLDPDVLTWHLRQGATADFVEAVFEVRFCMEPEVAGIAAERRTDRHLRAMAAALQTMQKASATRDTLVSADIAFLQAMLDASGNPIYRSIGTVTESLIRFLEGACLPADRRNAGDAAVTGVNPATRRHAAVYAAIRDRDGLRAREEVRGMVAAAREACLAAATGAAAVTERPALSA; translated from the coding sequence ATGTCCGGCAAAGTCCGGCGCAATCTGCACGAACAGATCGCACACGACATCGGGACCCAGATCGTCCAGGGCACCTATGGCGAGACCGATCTGCTCCCGACCGAACTGACCCTCGCCGAGCGCTACCGGGTGTCGCGCACGGCGGTACGCGAGGCGTTCCGGATCCTCGCGGCGAAGGGCATGACGGTGTCCCGTCCCAAGATCGGCACCCGCGTGCGCATGCGCGTCGACTGGAACATGCTCGATCCCGACGTGCTGACCTGGCACCTGCGCCAGGGTGCGACAGCCGACTTCGTCGAGGCGGTGTTCGAGGTGCGCTTCTGCATGGAGCCCGAGGTGGCGGGGATCGCGGCCGAGCGGCGCACCGACCGTCACCTGCGCGCCATGGCAGCGGCCCTGCAGACCATGCAGAAGGCGAGCGCGACGCGCGACACCCTGGTTTCGGCCGACATCGCGTTCCTGCAGGCGATGCTCGACGCCTCCGGCAACCCGATCTATCGCAGCATCGGCACCGTCACCGAGAGCCTGATCCGCTTCCTCGAGGGTGCCTGCCTGCCGGCCGACCGCCGCAACGCCGGCGACGCGGCCGTCACCGGCGTCAATCCGGCGACCCGGCGCCACGCCGCCGTCTATGCCGCGATCCGCGATCGCGACGGCTTGCGGGCCCGCGAGGAGGTGCGCGGCATGGTGGCGGCGGCACGCGAAGCCTGCCTCGCCGCCGCGACCGGCGCGGCGGCGGTGACGGAGCGGCCGGCCCTGTCCGCCTGA
- a CDS encoding Gfo/Idh/MocA family protein: MSSIEPVRLGVVSTAKIARDKVIPGLRTTPWVEVAAIASRDADRAAATAAALGIPTAYGSYEALFADPTIEAVYIPTPNDSHVDLSLAAARAGKHVLCEKPAGMNAADAARLRAIPEGIVWTEAFMVRQHPQWLAVRDMVRAGRIGRPIGVQVWFSYDLHDPDNIRNRPENGGGALLDIGCYPIVVSRFVLDAEPLRVAAAIDRDATFGTDRLTSALIDFGAGRHLTFQVATQSVPHQRVDVVGTAGRLQVMIPFNAPQGEATVIRFDDGVALGDAGIETIILPPSDQYGLEGEAFAKVIRGVEPAVYGVDDAIVMMTILEATERAAREGRWVEIDRPV, from the coding sequence ATGTCCTCGATCGAACCCGTCCGCCTCGGCGTCGTCTCCACCGCCAAGATCGCCCGCGACAAGGTGATCCCGGGCCTCAGGACCACGCCCTGGGTCGAGGTCGCGGCGATCGCCTCGCGCGACGCCGACCGCGCCGCCGCGACAGCCGCCGCGCTCGGCATCCCCACCGCCTACGGCTCCTACGAGGCGCTGTTCGCCGATCCCACGATCGAGGCGGTCTACATCCCGACGCCGAACGACAGCCACGTCGACCTCTCGCTCGCCGCCGCGCGCGCTGGCAAGCACGTGCTCTGCGAAAAGCCCGCCGGTATGAACGCCGCCGACGCCGCACGGCTGCGCGCGATCCCGGAGGGCATCGTCTGGACCGAGGCCTTCATGGTGCGCCAGCACCCGCAGTGGCTCGCGGTGCGCGACATGGTCCGCGCCGGCCGGATCGGCCGCCCGATCGGCGTCCAGGTCTGGTTCTCCTACGACCTCCACGATCCCGACAACATCCGCAACCGGCCCGAGAACGGCGGCGGCGCGCTGCTCGACATCGGCTGCTATCCGATCGTGGTGTCGCGTTTCGTGCTCGACGCCGAGCCGCTCCGGGTCGCCGCCGCCATCGATCGCGACGCGACTTTCGGCACCGACAGGCTGACAAGTGCGCTGATCGACTTCGGTGCCGGCCGCCACCTGACCTTCCAGGTCGCGACCCAGAGCGTGCCGCACCAGCGCGTCGACGTCGTCGGCACGGCTGGACGGCTGCAGGTGATGATTCCCTTCAACGCGCCTCAGGGCGAGGCGACGGTGATCCGCTTCGACGACGGTGTCGCCCTCGGCGACGCCGGCATCGAGACGATCATCCTGCCGCCGTCCGACCAGTACGGCCTCGAGGGCGAGGCCTTCGCCAAGGTGATCCGCGGCGTCGAGCCCGCCGTATACGGCGTCGACGACGCGATCGTCATGATGACCATCCTCGAGGCGACCGAGCGCGCGGCCCGCGAAGGCCGTTGGGTCGAAATCGACCGTCCCGTTTAG
- a CDS encoding ATP-binding cassette domain-containing protein, protein MSVQPILAARGLVKRYGRVTALDHADFDLMPNEILAVIGDNGAGKSSLIKALSGAVTPDEGTITLAGKEVRFGSPLEARGAGIETVYQNLALSPALSIADNMFLGREIRKPGLVGTLFRTLDRTAMRKIARDKLTELGLMTIQNIDQAVETLSGGQRQGVAVARAAAFGSRVVILDEPTAALGVKESRRVLELMLDVKRRGLPIVLISHNMPHVFEVADRIHIHRLGKRIAVVNPKDISMNDAVAIMTGAMQPPQAARAA, encoded by the coding sequence ATGTCCGTCCAGCCCATCCTCGCCGCCCGCGGACTGGTGAAGCGCTACGGCCGCGTCACCGCCCTCGACCACGCCGACTTCGACCTGATGCCGAACGAGATCCTCGCGGTGATCGGCGACAACGGCGCCGGCAAGTCGAGCCTGATCAAGGCGCTGTCCGGCGCCGTCACCCCCGACGAGGGCACCATCACCCTCGCCGGCAAGGAGGTCCGGTTCGGCTCGCCGCTCGAGGCGCGCGGCGCCGGCATCGAGACCGTCTACCAGAACCTCGCGCTGTCGCCGGCGCTCTCGATCGCCGACAACATGTTCCTCGGCCGCGAGATCCGCAAACCCGGCCTTGTCGGCACGCTGTTCCGCACGCTCGACCGCACGGCGATGCGCAAGATCGCCCGCGACAAGCTCACCGAACTCGGCCTGATGACGATCCAGAACATCGACCAGGCGGTCGAGACGCTGTCCGGCGGCCAGCGCCAGGGCGTGGCGGTGGCGCGCGCGGCGGCCTTCGGCTCACGCGTCGTCATCCTCGACGAGCCGACCGCCGCGCTCGGCGTCAAGGAATCCCGGCGCGTGCTCGAGCTGATGCTAGACGTCAAGCGCCGCGGTCTTCCGATCGTGCTGATCAGCCACAACATGCCGCACGTCTTCGAGGTCGCCGACCGGATCCACATCCACCGGCTCGGCAAGCGCATCGCCGTCGTGAACCCGAAGGACATCTCGATGAACGACGCGGTCGCCATCATGACCGGCGCGATGCAGCCGCCGCAGGCGGCGCGCGCGGCCTGA
- a CDS encoding ABC transporter permease, translating into MSGVQDFEKSLARSDNTVASFEPPRSPLKAFQHKLHGSPAAVPLIVLVLSLGLFAVLVGGKFFTAFSLTLILQQVAIVGIVGVAQTLVILTAGIDLSVGAIMVLSSVVMGAGVFRLGLPPELAVALGLVVGLACGVLNGLLIAKMKLPPFIVTLGTWQIILATNFLYSANETVRAQDIEQTAPLLQFFGQSFRIGGAVFTFGVVAMVLLVLVMWYVLNHTAWGRHLYAVGDDPDAAELSGVQVDKLLVTVYGLSGLICAFAGWALIGRLGSVSPTAGQFANIESITAVVIGGISLFGGRGSILGMMFGALIVGVFSLGLRLVGTDPQWTYLLIGVLIIGAVAIDQWIRKVST; encoded by the coding sequence GTGAGTGGCGTCCAGGACTTCGAGAAATCGCTCGCCCGGAGCGACAACACCGTCGCCAGCTTCGAGCCCCCGCGCTCGCCGCTGAAGGCGTTCCAGCACAAGCTGCACGGCAGCCCCGCGGCGGTGCCGCTGATCGTGCTCGTGCTCTCGCTCGGCCTGTTCGCCGTGCTCGTCGGCGGCAAGTTCTTCACCGCCTTCTCCCTGACGCTGATCCTGCAGCAGGTCGCGATCGTCGGCATCGTCGGCGTCGCCCAGACCCTGGTGATCCTGACCGCGGGCATCGACCTGTCGGTCGGCGCGATCATGGTGCTGTCGTCGGTGGTGATGGGCGCCGGCGTGTTCCGGCTCGGCTTGCCTCCCGAACTCGCGGTGGCCCTCGGGCTCGTGGTCGGCCTCGCCTGCGGCGTGCTCAACGGTCTCCTGATCGCCAAGATGAAGCTGCCGCCCTTCATCGTCACGCTCGGCACCTGGCAGATCATCCTCGCCACCAACTTCCTCTATTCGGCCAACGAAACCGTCCGCGCCCAGGACATCGAGCAGACGGCACCGCTGCTGCAGTTCTTCGGCCAGAGCTTCCGCATCGGCGGCGCGGTGTTCACCTTCGGCGTGGTCGCCATGGTGCTGCTGGTGCTGGTGATGTGGTACGTCCTCAACCACACGGCCTGGGGCCGCCACCTCTACGCCGTCGGCGACGATCCGGACGCGGCCGAACTCTCCGGCGTCCAGGTCGACAAGCTGCTCGTCACGGTCTACGGCCTGTCCGGCCTGATCTGCGCCTTCGCCGGCTGGGCCCTGATCGGCCGCCTCGGCTCGGTGTCGCCGACCGCCGGCCAGTTCGCCAACATCGAATCCATCACCGCCGTGGTGATCGGCGGCATCTCCCTCTTCGGCGGCCGCGGCTCGATCCTCGGCATGATGTTCGGCGCGCTGATCGTCGGCGTGTTCTCGCTCGGTCTGCGTCTGGTCGGCACCGACCCGCAGTGGACCTATCTCCTGATCGGCGTCCTGATCATCGGTGCGGTCGCCATCGACCAGTGGATCAGAAAGGTGAGCACCTGA
- a CDS encoding sugar ABC transporter substrate-binding protein, protein MAVSNRLKTALFACAAFAALGAAPAFANVGACLITKTDTNPFFVKMKEGATAKAAEIGVDLKTYAGKIDGDSESQVAAIESCIADGAKGILITASDTKGIVPAVKKARDAGLLVIALDTPLEPIDSADATFATDNLLAGELIGQWAKATLGDAAKDAKVAFLDLTPSQPTVDVLRDQGFMKGFGIDVKNPDVIGDEDDARIVGHDVTNGNEEGGRKAMENLLQKDPGINVVHTINEPAAAGAYEALKAVGMESNVLIVSVDGGCPGVKNVKEGVIGATSQQYPLLMASLGIEAIKKFADTGEKPQPTAGKTFFDTGVSLVTDKPAAGVPSISVDEGMAKCWG, encoded by the coding sequence ATGGCTGTTTCCAACCGTCTCAAGACGGCTCTCTTCGCGTGCGCCGCTTTCGCCGCCCTCGGCGCCGCGCCCGCCTTCGCCAACGTCGGCGCCTGCCTGATCACCAAGACCGACACCAACCCCTTCTTCGTCAAGATGAAGGAAGGCGCCACCGCCAAGGCCGCCGAGATCGGCGTCGACCTCAAGACCTACGCCGGCAAGATCGACGGCGACAGCGAGAGCCAGGTCGCGGCGATCGAGTCGTGCATCGCCGACGGCGCCAAGGGCATCCTGATCACCGCCTCGGACACCAAGGGCATCGTGCCGGCCGTCAAGAAGGCCCGCGACGCCGGCCTGCTGGTGATCGCCCTCGACACCCCGCTCGAGCCGATCGATTCCGCCGACGCCACCTTCGCCACCGACAACCTGCTCGCCGGCGAGCTGATCGGCCAGTGGGCCAAGGCCACCCTCGGCGACGCCGCCAAGGACGCCAAGGTCGCCTTCCTCGACCTGACCCCGTCGCAGCCGACGGTCGACGTGCTGCGCGACCAGGGCTTCATGAAGGGCTTCGGCATCGACGTGAAGAACCCGGACGTGATCGGCGACGAGGACGATGCGCGCATCGTCGGCCACGACGTCACCAACGGCAACGAGGAGGGCGGCCGCAAGGCCATGGAGAACCTCCTCCAGAAGGACCCGGGCATCAACGTCGTCCACACCATCAACGAGCCGGCCGCCGCCGGTGCCTACGAGGCCCTCAAGGCCGTGGGCATGGAAAGCAACGTCCTGATCGTCTCGGTCGACGGCGGCTGCCCCGGCGTCAAGAACGTCAAGGAAGGCGTGATCGGCGCGACCTCGCAGCAGTATCCGCTGCTGATGGCCTCGCTCGGCATCGAGGCGATCAAGAAGTTCGCCGACACCGGCGAGAAGCCGCAGCCGACCGCCGGCAAGACCTTCTTCGACACCGGCGTCTCGCTGGTCACCGACAAGCCGGCCGCCGGCGTGCCGTCGATCTCGGTCGACGAGGGCATGGCGAAGTGCTGGGGCTGA
- a CDS encoding ROK family transcriptional regulator, whose protein sequence is MSMSGEPSDGRLRAVDLDRGTNQTGVRLYNERLVLSLIRREGALPKADLARLTGLSAQTVSVIVKQLEADGLVAKGQPQRGRVGQPSVPFALNPDGAYSFGLKIGRRSADLVLIDFLGKARRHRRTTYAYHEPARLLAFVEEGVAAFTADLGEAERARIVGLGIASPYQLWNWTYEVGAPAGALDVWRTTDIRAEIAAVVPWPVHFCNDATAACAAELVFGGHPDRRDWLYFFVGSFVGGGVVLNGALHPGSRGNAGAIGSMPVPTPYGVQQLIRAASLYRLEERLITAGKEAGWLWTAPDAWDEASAEVDDWILQAADALAYAITAATAVIDFPAAVIDGAFPAAVRARLVEGVIAAIGLHDRQGLSPVDVLPGTIGAAAREIGGASLPFFANFAMDREVLFKETA, encoded by the coding sequence ATGTCGATGAGCGGAGAGCCGAGCGACGGCCGTCTGCGCGCCGTCGATCTCGACCGCGGCACCAATCAGACCGGCGTGCGCCTCTACAACGAGCGCCTCGTGCTGTCGCTGATCCGGCGCGAGGGCGCGCTGCCGAAAGCCGACCTCGCGCGGCTCACCGGCCTGTCGGCGCAGACCGTCTCGGTGATCGTCAAGCAGCTCGAGGCCGACGGGCTCGTCGCCAAGGGCCAGCCGCAGCGCGGCCGGGTCGGCCAACCCTCCGTCCCCTTCGCGCTCAACCCGGACGGCGCCTATTCCTTCGGCCTCAAGATCGGCCGGCGCAGCGCCGACCTGGTGCTGATCGACTTCCTCGGCAAGGCGCGCCGGCACCGCCGCACCACCTACGCCTATCACGAGCCGGCGCGCCTGCTCGCCTTCGTCGAGGAGGGTGTCGCCGCCTTCACCGCCGACCTCGGCGAGGCCGAGCGCGCCCGCATCGTCGGCCTCGGCATCGCCTCGCCCTACCAGCTGTGGAACTGGACCTACGAGGTCGGCGCGCCGGCGGGTGCGCTCGACGTCTGGCGCACCACCGACATCCGCGCCGAGATCGCCGCGGTGGTGCCGTGGCCGGTCCACTTCTGCAACGACGCCACCGCGGCCTGCGCCGCCGAACTGGTGTTCGGCGGCCACCCGGACCGGCGCGACTGGCTCTACTTCTTCGTCGGCTCCTTCGTCGGCGGCGGCGTGGTGCTGAACGGCGCGCTCCATCCGGGCAGCCGCGGCAACGCCGGCGCGATCGGCTCGATGCCGGTGCCGACACCCTACGGCGTCCAGCAGTTGATCCGCGCCGCCTCGCTCTACCGCCTCGAGGAGCGGCTGATCACGGCCGGCAAGGAGGCCGGCTGGCTGTGGACCGCCCCGGACGCCTGGGACGAGGCCTCCGCCGAGGTCGACGACTGGATCCTCCAGGCCGCCGACGCCCTCGCCTACGCCATCACGGCGGCGACCGCGGTGATCGACTTCCCCGCCGCGGTGATCGACGGCGCCTTCCCGGCCGCCGTCCGCGCCCGCCTCGTCGAGGGCGTGATCGCGGCGATCGGCCTGCACGACCGCCAGGGCCTGTCGCCGGTCGACGTGCTGCCCGGCACCATCGGCGCCGCCGCCCGCGAGATCGGCGGCGCCTCCCTCCCCTTCTTCGCCAACTTCGCGATGGACCGCGAAGTCCTCTTCAAGGAGACCGCCTGA
- a CDS encoding RbsD/FucU family protein, whose translation MLKGIDPRLGPDLLMTLRAMGHGDEIAIVDGNYPADAHARRLVRMDGHDAVAVADAILSVMPLDDFVPEAAFRPGIRGAPDRREPVFDDFEAVVERHEPGQGVHPLHGDAFYERVRAAYAIVATTERRLYGNLILRKGVIRP comes from the coding sequence ATGCTGAAGGGCATCGATCCGCGCCTCGGCCCGGACCTTCTGATGACGCTGCGCGCCATGGGCCACGGCGACGAGATCGCCATCGTCGACGGCAACTATCCCGCCGACGCCCACGCCCGCCGGCTGGTGCGCATGGACGGCCACGACGCCGTCGCCGTCGCCGACGCCATCCTCTCGGTGATGCCGCTCGACGACTTCGTCCCGGAGGCCGCGTTCCGGCCCGGCATCCGCGGCGCCCCCGACCGCCGCGAACCGGTGTTCGACGACTTCGAGGCGGTGGTCGAGCGCCACGAGCCCGGCCAAGGCGTCCACCCTCTGCACGGCGACGCCTTCTACGAGCGCGTCCGCGCCGCCTACGCCATCGTCGCCACCACCGAGCGGCGGCTCTACGGCAACCTGATCCTGCGCAAGGGCGTCATCCGGCCGTGA
- a CDS encoding Ada metal-binding domain-containing protein, with protein MEELSGAGRFRLLGADGRPVRSAVPGTLGGHRGSRIYGRLDCPSALRAIASGRGTYEAKRVFFADADTAAAAGFRPCARCLTDAYRAWRAARGAASGGAGVTAG; from the coding sequence GTGGAAGAGCTGAGCGGCGCGGGCCGCTTCCGCCTCCTCGGCGCCGACGGCCGGCCGGTGCGCTCCGCCGTGCCGGGCACCCTCGGCGGCCACCGCGGCAGCCGGATCTACGGCCGGCTCGACTGCCCGTCGGCGCTGCGCGCGATCGCGTCGGGCCGCGGCACCTACGAGGCGAAACGGGTGTTCTTCGCCGACGCGGACACGGCCGCGGCGGCGGGCTTCCGCCCCTGCGCGCGCTGCCTGACGGACGCCTACCGCGCCTGGAGGGCCGCGCGCGGCGCGGCCTCCGGCGGGGCGGGCGTCACGGCCGGATGA
- a CDS encoding ROK family protein: protein MLIGIDWGGTKMEVIAIAEDGRELVRHRVPTPREDYDGSIRAVQGLVAHAEAATGRTGTVGIGLPGSPNPRTGIIRNANSWWLNGRALGADLEAALGRPIRLANDGNCLAVSEAVDGAGAGRHVVHAIILGTGHGSGIAIDGRPHDGFQGLGGEIGHYTLPWPKEGEVPGPKCWCGRHGCLDMMCSGTGFELDYERATGTRLSGREIVALKRAGDPAAVASYGRYVDRVARSLALLIDILDPDILVLGGGMSNVDELYVDLPPAVAPYVFADEVATPIVKAVHGDSSGVRGAAWLWKS, encoded by the coding sequence ATGCTGATCGGGATCGACTGGGGCGGCACCAAGATGGAGGTGATCGCCATCGCCGAGGACGGCCGCGAGCTGGTCCGCCACCGGGTGCCGACCCCGCGCGAGGACTACGACGGCTCGATCCGCGCGGTGCAGGGCCTCGTCGCCCACGCCGAGGCCGCGACCGGCCGCACCGGTACCGTCGGCATCGGCCTGCCCGGCAGCCCCAACCCGCGCACCGGCATCATCCGCAACGCCAATTCCTGGTGGCTGAACGGCCGCGCCCTCGGCGCCGACCTGGAAGCCGCGCTCGGCCGGCCGATTCGGCTCGCCAACGACGGCAACTGCCTCGCCGTCTCCGAGGCCGTCGACGGTGCCGGCGCCGGGCGGCACGTGGTGCACGCGATCATCCTCGGCACCGGCCACGGCTCCGGCATCGCCATCGACGGCCGTCCGCACGACGGCTTCCAGGGCCTCGGCGGCGAGATCGGGCATTACACGCTGCCCTGGCCGAAGGAGGGCGAGGTGCCCGGCCCGAAATGCTGGTGCGGCCGGCACGGCTGCCTCGACATGATGTGCTCGGGCACCGGCTTCGAACTCGACTACGAGCGCGCCACCGGCACTCGGCTCTCCGGCCGCGAGATCGTGGCGCTGAAGCGGGCCGGCGATCCGGCGGCGGTCGCGAGCTACGGACGCTACGTCGACCGGGTCGCGCGCTCGCTGGCGCTCCTGATCGACATCCTCGACCCCGACATCCTGGTGCTCGGCGGCGGCATGTCCAACGTCGACGAACTCTACGTCGACCTGCCGCCGGCGGTGGCGCCCTACGTCTTCGCCGACGAGGTGGCGACCCCGATCGTCAAGGCGGTCCACGGCGACAGCTCGGGCGTGCGCGGCGCCGCCTGGCTGTGGAAGAGCTGA
- a CDS encoding diacylglycerol/lipid kinase family protein, producing MPDPVLLAEAASPSPRDGAGRVAVVINAKAGTARTADRAGLSARIAERVGAIGTAASVEFVEPRAWRRRIEALARDPAVDTVVVGGGDGSVSTAGTVLAGSGKAMGVIPLGTFNLFARSLRIPVGMDAAVDSIPGWRAAAVDVGEMTDGQGRSHLFLHHVSFGFHPRFIETRDAVPYASRLGKMLASLRVWGRTMKSLHRMSMTVRGDVERPRRRYYQAAVTVGSFREGFGDFPHAEDLTKGDLDLVLLPARGRADFVVALFLAAIGRWRSNSRLEVAAIRDVELATRRPTVKASIDGELERCASPFRFKVRPKALIVLMPPRPPAD from the coding sequence ATGCCGGATCCCGTCCTCCTCGCAGAAGCCGCCTCGCCGTCGCCCCGCGACGGTGCCGGGCGAGTCGCCGTGGTGATCAACGCCAAGGCCGGCACGGCCCGCACCGCGGACCGTGCCGGCCTGTCCGCCCGCATCGCCGAGCGGGTCGGGGCGATCGGCACCGCCGCCTCCGTCGAGTTCGTCGAGCCGCGGGCGTGGCGGCGGCGGATCGAGGCGCTCGCGCGCGATCCCGCGGTCGACACGGTGGTGGTCGGCGGCGGCGACGGGTCGGTGTCGACGGCCGGCACCGTGCTCGCCGGCAGCGGCAAGGCGATGGGCGTGATCCCGCTCGGCACCTTCAACCTGTTCGCACGCTCGCTGCGGATCCCCGTCGGCATGGACGCCGCGGTCGATTCGATCCCCGGCTGGCGCGCCGCCGCGGTCGACGTCGGCGAGATGACCGACGGGCAGGGCCGCTCCCACCTCTTCCTCCACCACGTCAGCTTCGGCTTCCACCCGCGCTTCATCGAGACGCGCGACGCCGTCCCCTACGCCTCGCGGCTCGGCAAGATGCTGGCGTCGCTGCGGGTCTGGGGCCGGACGATGAAGTCGCTGCACCGGATGTCGATGACCGTGCGCGGCGACGTCGAGCGCCCGCGCCGGCGCTACTATCAGGCCGCCGTCACGGTCGGCTCGTTCCGGGAGGGCTTCGGCGACTTCCCCCACGCCGAGGACCTCACCAAGGGCGACCTCGACCTCGTGCTCTTGCCGGCGCGCGGGCGGGCGGACTTCGTCGTCGCCCTGTTCCTGGCGGCGATCGGGCGCTGGCGCTCGAACTCCCGGCTCGAGGTCGCGGCGATCCGCGACGTCGAGCTCGCAACCCGGCGGCCGACGGTGAAGGCCTCGATCGACGGCGAGCTCGAGCGCTGCGCCTCGCCGTTCCGCTTCAAGGTGCGCCCGAAGGCGCTGATCGTGCTCATGCCGCCGCGCCCGCCGGCGGACTGA